A stretch of Flavobacterium sp. N2270 DNA encodes these proteins:
- a CDS encoding M16 family metallopeptidase, with protein MKKSLMALSTALFISASANAQKVEFEEFDLDNGLHVVLHQDNSAPVVITSVMYHVGAKDEQPNRTGFAHFFEHLLFEGTKNIERGEWFKIVTANGGQNNANTTDDRTYYYEIFPSNNLELALWMESERLMHPVINQIGVDTQNEVVKEEKRLRVDNQPYGNLIKAVKENMFKNHPYRWTTIGEMEHLDAATLEEFQAFNKKFYIPNNAVLVVAGQFDKAQAKEWIKKYFAAIPKGTPVTRTKAVEEPITKEFKASWEDPNIQIPMLVASYRTPSMKTRDARVLDMISSYLSDGKSSKLYKKMVDEKKMALQIGAFNYSQEDYSLYFIYGLPMGTNTTADMLKEIDDEILKMQTELISEKDYLKLQNKFESQYVNNNASVEGIADNLATYYLLYGDINLINTEIDIYRSITREEIKEVANKYLKPNQRLILDYVPTAEKAKN; from the coding sequence ATGAAAAAATCTTTAATGGCTTTAAGTACAGCTCTATTTATTAGCGCTTCTGCTAATGCGCAAAAAGTAGAATTTGAAGAGTTTGATTTAGACAATGGACTCCATGTTGTTTTGCATCAAGATAATTCAGCTCCAGTAGTTATTACATCAGTAATGTACCATGTAGGAGCAAAGGATGAACAGCCAAACAGAACTGGTTTTGCTCACTTTTTCGAACATTTATTATTTGAAGGAACAAAAAACATCGAACGCGGTGAGTGGTTTAAAATTGTTACGGCTAATGGTGGTCAAAACAATGCAAATACTACTGACGACAGAACATATTATTATGAAATATTTCCTTCTAACAACTTAGAATTAGCTTTGTGGATGGAATCGGAAAGATTAATGCATCCTGTAATTAATCAAATAGGTGTTGATACTCAAAATGAAGTTGTAAAGGAAGAAAAGAGACTGCGTGTAGACAATCAACCTTACGGGAACCTTATCAAGGCTGTTAAAGAAAACATGTTTAAAAATCACCCATACAGATGGACTACTATTGGTGAAATGGAGCATTTAGATGCTGCAACTTTAGAAGAGTTTCAAGCTTTCAATAAGAAATTCTACATCCCTAATAATGCGGTTTTAGTTGTCGCAGGTCAGTTTGACAAAGCACAAGCTAAAGAATGGATTAAAAAATACTTTGCTGCTATCCCAAAAGGGACTCCAGTTACAAGAACTAAAGCAGTAGAGGAACCTATTACTAAAGAATTTAAAGCTTCATGGGAAGATCCAAATATTCAAATTCCTATGCTTGTTGCTTCATATAGAACTCCATCAATGAAAACAAGAGATGCTAGAGTTTTAGATATGATTTCTTCTTATTTATCTGACGGTAAAAGTTCTAAACTTTACAAAAAAATGGTAGACGAAAAGAAAATGGCTTTACAAATTGGAGCTTTTAATTACAGTCAAGAAGATTACAGTTTGTATTTCATTTATGGTTTACCAATGGGAACAAATACAACTGCTGACATGTTGAAAGAAATTGATGATGAAATTTTAAAAATGCAAACAGAATTAATTTCTGAAAAAGATTATTTAAAATTACAAAATAAGTTTGAAAGCCAATATGTAAACAACAACGCAAGTGTTGAAGGTATTGCTGATAATTTAGCAACTTACTACTTACTTTATGGAGATATTAATTTAATTAATACTGAAATTGATATTTACCGTTCAATTACTAGAGAAGAAATTAAAGAAGTAGCAAACAAATATTTAAAACCAAATCAAAGATTGATTTTAGATTATGTACCAACTGCAGAAAAAGCGAAAAACTAA
- a CDS encoding M16 family metallopeptidase has product MKKIVYIAACLFLTITMQAQDRTQPKSGPSPTVNIKKPQSFTLKNGLKVLVVENSKLPRVTYSLTLDNPPYAEGNKKGVSDLLSSLLGSGTEKISKDDFNEEVDFLGANINYSANGAYASGLSRYSKRILELMSDGVINPTFSQEEFDKAKAKIIEGIKADEKSVTSIARRVENILTYGKEHYNGEYTSEETLKNVSLADVKLNYNTYYVPGNAYLVIVGDVNFKTIKKEVEDLFGDWKKAIAPQLSYSDPLDVQYSRINFIDASNAVQSEVSLVNLSKLKMTDKDYFAAILANQILGGGGEGRLFLNLREKHGWTYGSYSSLSSGKYIGKFRSSASVRNTVTDSAVVEIFNELKRIRTELVSDEDLQNAKSKYIGNFVMQIEKPETVARYALNKETQNLPADFYENYIKNINAVTAQDIQNAAKKYFLDSNTRVVIVGKAADVLPGLERLSKDKKLPIFYFDKFGNPTQKPEVKKEIPAGVTAQSVIKKHIDAIGGEKALKNVKTIAIFSNGEIQGTPLEMIIKTAPNKLAVEMKAMGMTMMKQVVNEKEAYMVQQGQRKDFTGEDLKNMQDAAGTFKELSLLTNKEVVLSGIETMNGKDAYAIKNGKTTYFYDVESGLKVAESKELEQAGQKMTQVTYYEDYKDVKGIKFPYITKMNVGIELELITSEVKINEGVTDADFK; this is encoded by the coding sequence ATGAAAAAAATAGTTTATATAGCAGCCTGTTTATTTTTAACAATAACAATGCAAGCACAAGATAGAACGCAACCAAAATCTGGACCTTCACCAACGGTTAACATTAAAAAACCTCAAAGTTTTACGTTGAAAAACGGACTTAAAGTTTTAGTTGTAGAAAATTCAAAACTTCCTAGAGTAACGTATAGTTTAACACTTGACAATCCTCCATATGCGGAAGGAAACAAAAAAGGTGTTTCTGATTTGCTAAGCTCTTTATTAGGAAGTGGAACAGAAAAAATCTCAAAGGACGACTTTAATGAAGAAGTAGACTTCCTTGGAGCGAATATTAATTATTCGGCAAACGGTGCTTATGCTTCAGGTTTATCTAGATATTCAAAAAGAATATTAGAATTAATGTCTGATGGAGTTATCAACCCTACATTTAGCCAAGAAGAATTTGATAAAGCGAAAGCTAAAATTATTGAAGGAATTAAGGCTGATGAAAAAAGCGTTACTTCAATTGCAAGAAGAGTTGAAAACATTCTAACTTATGGAAAAGAACATTATAACGGAGAATATACTTCAGAAGAAACGCTTAAAAATGTAAGTTTAGCTGATGTTAAGTTAAACTACAATACGTATTATGTTCCTGGAAATGCTTATTTAGTAATTGTTGGAGATGTAAACTTTAAAACAATCAAAAAAGAAGTTGAAGATTTATTTGGAGATTGGAAAAAAGCAATTGCTCCTCAGTTAAGTTACTCTGATCCTTTAGATGTTCAATACAGTAGAATTAACTTTATTGATGCTTCAAATGCAGTACAATCTGAAGTTTCATTAGTAAATCTTTCGAAATTAAAAATGACCGACAAAGATTATTTTGCTGCAATTTTAGCAAATCAAATTCTTGGTGGTGGTGGTGAAGGAAGATTGTTTTTAAACTTACGTGAAAAACACGGTTGGACTTACGGTTCATATTCTTCATTGTCTTCAGGAAAATACATTGGTAAATTTAGATCAAGCGCATCAGTGAGAAATACGGTTACAGATAGTGCTGTTGTTGAAATTTTCAATGAATTAAAAAGAATTAGAACAGAATTAGTTTCTGATGAAGATTTACAAAATGCAAAATCTAAATATATTGGAAACTTTGTAATGCAAATTGAAAAACCAGAAACGGTTGCTCGTTATGCTTTAAACAAAGAAACTCAAAACCTTCCTGCGGATTTTTATGAAAATTACATCAAAAATATCAATGCCGTTACAGCACAAGACATTCAAAACGCTGCAAAAAAATACTTTTTAGACAGCAATACAAGAGTTGTTATTGTTGGTAAAGCTGCAGATGTTCTTCCTGGTTTAGAACGATTAAGTAAAGACAAAAAGTTGCCAATTTTCTATTTTGATAAATTTGGTAACCCAACTCAAAAACCTGAAGTTAAAAAAGAAATTCCTGCTGGCGTAACTGCTCAATCAGTAATCAAAAAACATATAGATGCTATTGGTGGTGAAAAAGCGTTGAAAAACGTAAAAACAATTGCTATTTTTTCAAATGGAGAAATTCAAGGAACTCCTTTAGAAATGATTATCAAAACTGCACCTAATAAGTTAGCGGTTGAAATGAAAGCTATGGGAATGACAATGATGAAACAAGTAGTTAATGAAAAAGAAGCTTACATGGTTCAACAAGGTCAAAGAAAAGACTTTACAGGTGAAGATTTAAAAAACATGCAAGATGCTGCCGGAACATTTAAGGAATTAAGCTTACTTACTAATAAAGAGGTTGTTTTATCAGGAATTGAAACAATGAACGGTAAAGATGCTTATGCTATTAAAAACGGAAAAACAACATATTTCTATGATGTTGAAAGCGGATTAAAAGTTGCAGAATCTAAAGAATTAGAACAAGCAGGTCAAAAAATGACACAAGTAACTTACTACGAAGATTATAAAGATGTAAAAGGAATTAAATTCCCATACATTACTAAAATGAATGTAGGTATTGAATTAGAATTAATAACTTCGGAAGTTAAAATTAATGAAGGAGTTACAGATGCTGATTTCAAATAA
- a CDS encoding DMT family transporter, whose product MESKNTKWYLLFFLGAVWGSSFLLMKLGLKGVNSIQLGSLRILFAAAFLIIIGFKHLPKIPLHKWKYIAITSLFGTFLPVYLFAIALSKIDSSVSSILNSLTPLMTLIIGMLLFKVDTQRRQIFGVLIGFIGCSLLVLFGEGENTTENYYYALLILLASLFYGINVNLIKKYLSDLKPLTISAGNFTIMTIPALTVLIFSGFFEIADQPIVQNSLIYIAILGVIGTGLSNILFFKLIQISSPVFASSVTYIIPVVAILLGYFVMNETLNFIQGIGALIVLLGVYFSSRK is encoded by the coding sequence ATGGAAAGCAAAAACACAAAATGGTATTTATTATTTTTTCTAGGTGCAGTTTGGGGGAGTTCTTTTTTATTAATGAAGTTAGGCTTAAAAGGTGTAAATTCTATTCAATTGGGAAGTTTGAGAATTTTATTTGCCGCTGCTTTTTTAATAATTATCGGGTTTAAACATTTACCAAAAATTCCATTACATAAATGGAAGTATATTGCTATAACTTCTTTATTTGGCACATTTTTACCTGTTTATTTGTTTGCAATTGCATTATCCAAAATAGACAGTTCTGTAAGTTCTATTTTAAACTCTTTAACCCCTTTAATGACTTTAATTATAGGAATGTTGTTGTTTAAAGTAGATACTCAAAGAAGGCAAATATTTGGAGTTTTAATTGGTTTTATTGGATGTTCTTTATTGGTTTTATTCGGTGAAGGAGAAAATACAACAGAAAATTATTATTATGCGCTATTAATTCTTTTAGCATCTTTATTTTACGGAATAAACGTAAATCTTATAAAAAAATATTTATCCGACTTAAAACCATTAACCATAAGTGCTGGAAATTTCACTATCATGACAATTCCAGCATTGACTGTTTTGATTTTTTCTGGTTTTTTTGAAATTGCAGACCAACCTATAGTTCAAAATTCATTAATTTACATTGCTATTTTAGGCGTTATAGGAACTGGACTTTCAAATATTTTATTTTTCAAATTAATTCAAATTTCTTCACCGGTTTTTGCATCGTCAGTTACATATATAATACCTGTTGTTGCAATTTTATTAGGCTATTTTGTAATGAACGAAACGCTTAATTTTATTCAAGGAATTGGGGCTTTAATTGTTTTATTAGGTGTTTACTTTTCGAGTAGAAAATAA
- a CDS encoding heavy-metal-associated domain-containing protein, translating into MKNVKNFMLVVFTSAAFLSCKNEKTESKEVIPVETTTDTVSKTIAAENLETESFAIEGMTCQMGCANAIESKLAGLDGVQEAKVDFESKLATVSFDKTKQNKASLIKTIDAVAGGETYKATEVEKKDTI; encoded by the coding sequence ATGAAAAATGTAAAAAATTTTATGCTAGTTGTTTTTACATCTGCGGCATTTTTAAGTTGCAAGAATGAAAAGACTGAAAGCAAAGAAGTTATTCCTGTTGAGACTACGACTGATACAGTTTCTAAAACAATTGCAGCTGAAAATCTTGAAACTGAGAGTTTTGCTATTGAAGGAATGACTTGTCAAATGGGTTGTGCTAATGCAATTGAAAGTAAATTGGCAGGTTTAGATGGTGTTCAAGAAGCAAAAGTAGATTTTGAAAGCAAACTAGCTACTGTGTCTTTTGACAAGACTAAGCAAAACAAAGCTTCATTAATTAAAACTATCGATGCTGTAGCCGGTGGAGAAACATATAAAGCTACTGAAGTTGAGAAAAAAGACACTATTTAG
- the gldD gene encoding gliding motility lipoprotein GldD — protein sequence MKFTYLHRLLFFSFLFFLVSCGDESIPKPNCQLSLEYPDATYDRLASKCNFEFDVNTLSKVSVKDDCALEVNYPKMKATLYLTYKPVNNNIEKLLRDAQKLTYEHVIKADDILEQPFINADNKVYGMFYEVGGNAATNVQFYVTDSTKNFVTGSLYFYAKPNFDSILPAADYIKTDVRKIIETMKWK from the coding sequence ATGAAGTTTACTTATTTACATCGATTATTATTCTTTAGTTTCCTGTTCTTTTTAGTTTCTTGTGGAGATGAATCTATACCAAAACCAAATTGTCAGCTTAGTTTAGAATATCCAGACGCTACTTATGATAGATTAGCTTCAAAATGTAATTTTGAATTTGATGTAAATACACTTTCAAAAGTTTCTGTAAAAGATGATTGTGCATTAGAAGTAAATTATCCAAAAATGAAAGCAACTCTTTATTTAACTTATAAGCCTGTTAATAATAATATAGAAAAGTTATTAAGAGATGCTCAAAAACTAACCTATGAGCACGTTATTAAGGCTGATGACATACTAGAGCAGCCGTTTATAAATGCTGATAATAAAGTTTATGGTATGTTTTACGAAGTTGGAGGAAATGCCGCTACAAATGTTCAGTTTTATGTTACAGACAGTACTAAAAATTTTGTAACTGGAAGTTTATATTTTTATGCAAAACCAAATTTTGATTCAATACTTCCTGCTGCAGATTACATTAAAACTGATGTTCGTAAAATAATTGAAACAATGAAATGGAAATAA
- a CDS encoding gliding motility-associated protein GldE gives MDTDPSSLLSTIDVEFTFSIVAVLFLLICSAFISGSEVALFSLSQTDLDELAEKDFNKSSSIEALLKAPKKLLATILVTNNFINIAVVILFSSLSEKLFKSVPEGIFRFVLEVVVVTFLILLFGEVLPKIYASRNNLHFSKMVSTPIFILDKLLSPVTIPMRNITVYIEKKFSVKSNFSINQLSQALELTNQSETTEEEQKILEGIVTFGNTEVRQIMSPRIDLFTLDIEEKFEDIMIKIVEKGYSRIPVYKDNIDQIEGVLFIKDLIPHIDSTNFDWQSLIRAPFFVPENKKLDNLLKDFQGMKNHLAIVVDEYGGTCGLVSLEDVLEEIVGDISDEFDDENIIYSKIDDKNFLFEGKISLKDFYRIVDVVEEDFEQSKGEAETLAGFILEISRSFPKKNQKIIFNNCTFTIENLDLKRIKQIKVTLA, from the coding sequence TTGGATACAGATCCTTCCAGTTTGCTTTCAACCATAGATGTTGAATTTACATTCAGCATAGTTGCTGTTTTGTTTTTACTTATTTGCTCTGCTTTTATTTCAGGTTCTGAAGTGGCTTTGTTTTCTTTGTCGCAAACTGACTTAGACGAACTTGCCGAGAAAGATTTCAACAAAAGCTCAAGTATTGAAGCGTTATTAAAAGCGCCAAAAAAATTATTAGCTACAATTTTAGTCACTAATAATTTTATAAATATCGCTGTTGTTATTTTATTCTCTTCATTAAGCGAAAAACTTTTCAAATCTGTCCCTGAAGGAATTTTTAGATTTGTTTTAGAAGTTGTAGTGGTTACTTTTTTAATATTATTGTTTGGAGAGGTATTACCTAAAATTTATGCAAGTAGAAACAATTTACATTTTTCTAAAATGGTTTCAACTCCAATTTTTATTTTAGATAAATTATTGTCGCCTGTTACAATTCCTATGCGAAACATAACCGTTTATATTGAGAAAAAATTTAGTGTTAAATCAAATTTTTCAATCAATCAGTTGTCACAAGCGTTAGAATTAACAAATCAATCTGAAACAACAGAAGAGGAACAAAAAATATTAGAAGGAATTGTAACCTTTGGAAACACCGAAGTTAGACAAATTATGTCTCCTAGAATTGATCTTTTTACGCTAGATATTGAAGAAAAATTTGAAGATATAATGATTAAAATTGTAGAAAAAGGTTATTCGCGAATTCCTGTTTATAAAGACAATATTGATCAAATTGAAGGCGTTTTATTTATTAAAGACTTAATTCCGCATATTGACTCAACAAATTTTGATTGGCAAAGCTTAATTAGAGCTCCTTTTTTTGTTCCCGAAAATAAAAAATTAGACAATTTGTTGAAAGATTTTCAAGGCATGAAAAATCATCTTGCAATTGTTGTTGATGAATATGGAGGAACTTGCGGATTAGTTTCTTTAGAAGATGTCTTAGAAGAAATTGTAGGTGATATTAGCGACGAGTTTGACGATGAAAATATAATTTATTCTAAAATTGACGATAAAAACTTTCTTTTCGAAGGCAAAATAAGCTTGAAAGATTTTTACAGAATTGTAGATGTTGTTGAAGAAGATTTTGAGCAATCTAAAGGTGAGGCAGAAACTTTAGCAGGGTTTATTTTAGAAATTTCTAGAAGCTTTCCAAAGAAAAACCAAAAAATAATTTTTAATAATTGTACGTTTACAATTGAAAATTTAGACTTAAAAAGAATAAAACAAATAAAAGTTACGTTAGCATAA
- a CDS encoding single-stranded DNA-binding protein has product MNGTLNKVLLIGHLGDEVKMHYFDGGNCIGRFPLATNEVYINKTTGEKITSTEWHNLVVRNKAAEICEKYLSKGDKIYVEGRIKSRQWQAEDGTTKYTNEIQVTEFTFLTTKKESEPSSKQNFKSDNTESGKMTNFDNNKEKGENDDLPF; this is encoded by the coding sequence ATGAACGGAACATTAAATAAAGTTTTATTAATAGGACATTTAGGAGACGAAGTAAAAATGCATTATTTCGACGGAGGTAATTGCATAGGTAGATTTCCATTAGCTACAAATGAAGTTTACATTAATAAAACAACTGGTGAAAAAATTACTTCAACGGAATGGCACAATCTTGTTGTTAGAAACAAAGCAGCTGAAATTTGTGAAAAATATCTTTCAAAAGGAGATAAAATTTATGTTGAAGGTCGAATAAAATCAAGACAATGGCAAGCTGAAGATGGAACAACAAAATATACTAATGAAATACAAGTAACAGAGTTTACTTTTTTAACTACAAAAAAAGAATCTGAACCTTCAAGCAAGCAAAATTTCAAATCGGATAACACCGAATCAGGAAAAATGACTAATTTTGACAACAATAAAGAAAAAGGTGAAAACGATGATTTACCTTTTTAA
- the mutY gene encoding A/G-specific adenine glycosylase codes for MDFSNLLLDWYLQNKRNLPWRKTTNPYHIWLSEIILQQTRVAQGLPYYKAFLDEFPNVKTLANADEEKVLKLWQGLGYYSRARNLHFTAKEVSKELNGVFPKDYSGLLKLKGVGEYTAAAIASFSYNEPVAVLDGNVFRVLSRYFGIDLDISLPKTKTEFQKLAQSLLPINNPATFNQAIMEFGALQCVPKSPNCNDCIFNSSCYALQKKEVSNLPFKSKKVKVTKRFLNYLIIEDTNNNIIVEKRTNKGIWQNLFQFPLIEEFEEKSSNASMKLIKKFTFNKKQPNEISVINEEYIKHKLSHQDLHIRFYKLSFDCEIKDAESIEKIKEYPFPIVLHNFIETNFS; via the coding sequence ATGGATTTTTCTAACTTATTATTAGATTGGTATTTACAAAATAAACGCAATCTTCCGTGGAGAAAAACGACAAATCCTTACCACATTTGGTTATCGGAAATTATATTACAACAAACAAGAGTTGCCCAAGGATTGCCTTATTACAAAGCTTTTTTAGATGAATTTCCCAACGTGAAAACTCTTGCAAATGCTGATGAAGAGAAGGTTTTAAAATTATGGCAAGGTTTAGGTTATTATTCTCGAGCAAGAAATTTGCATTTTACTGCCAAGGAAGTTTCAAAGGAATTAAATGGAGTTTTTCCAAAAGATTATAGTGGTTTGTTGAAGCTTAAAGGGGTTGGCGAATATACAGCTGCTGCAATTGCCTCTTTTTCTTATAACGAACCCGTTGCGGTGTTAGATGGAAATGTTTTCAGGGTTTTGTCTCGGTATTTCGGTATTGATTTAGATATTTCTTTACCTAAAACTAAAACAGAATTTCAAAAATTAGCACAAAGTCTTCTTCCTATTAATAACCCAGCAACCTTTAATCAAGCAATAATGGAATTTGGGGCATTGCAATGCGTTCCTAAAAGTCCTAATTGTAATGATTGCATTTTTAACTCAAGTTGTTATGCTTTACAAAAAAAGGAAGTTTCAAATTTACCTTTTAAATCTAAAAAAGTAAAAGTCACAAAACGTTTCTTAAATTATTTAATTATAGAAGATACAAACAATAACATTATTGTTGAAAAAAGAACAAATAAAGGGATTTGGCAAAATTTATTTCAATTTCCTCTTATTGAAGAGTTTGAAGAAAAAAGCAGTAATGCATCAATGAAATTAATCAAAAAATTTACTTTTAACAAAAAACAACCTAATGAGATAAGCGTAATTAACGAAGAATATATTAAACACAAACTTTCACATCAAGATTTACATATTCGTTTTTATAAATTGAGTTTTGACTGCGAAATAAAAGATGCAGAAAGTATCGAAAAAATAAAAGAATATCCATTTCCCATTGTATTGCATAATTTTATAGAAACAAACTTTTCATAA
- a CDS encoding HU family DNA-binding protein, whose product MTKADIVAKISEKLGLEKGDVQATVESFMEEVKNSLETGDNVYLRGFGSFIIKTRAEKTGRNISKNTTIKIPAHNIPAFKPAKVFVESIKTKTEVAV is encoded by the coding sequence ATGACGAAAGCAGACATCGTAGCAAAAATTTCTGAAAAATTAGGTCTTGAAAAGGGAGATGTTCAAGCAACAGTAGAGTCTTTTATGGAAGAAGTAAAAAACTCATTAGAAACAGGAGACAATGTTTACTTAAGAGGGTTTGGTAGTTTTATAATTAAAACTAGAGCAGAAAAAACAGGTAGAAATATTTCAAAAAATACAACTATTAAAATACCTGCTCACAACATTCCAGCATTTAAGCCAGCAAAAGTATTTGTTGAAAGCATAAAAACGAAAACAGAAGTAGCTGTATAA
- a CDS encoding ribonuclease E/G — MNKELIIRSSSEAVDFALLKDGKLIELHKEEEKGGDFQVGDIFIAKIRKPVAGLNAAFVNVGYEKDAFLHYHDLGPNLPSLMKFIKLVSAGKLKDYSLKNHPFETEINKDGVITDVLSANQSVLVQVVKEPISTKGPRISSEISLAGRYVVLVPFSERVSISQKIESKEEKERLKRLVKSIKPKGFGVIVRTVAEGKKVAELDKDLQTLVDKWSVMCKKLQTAHHPSKVLGEVNKASSILRDVFNDTFTSIQIDDEDLYLQTKDYLQEIAPDKVSIVKHYQSKDLPLFEKYNIERQIKTSFGKTVSMSKGAYLIIEHTEALHVVDVNSGNRSNKAQSQEGTALEVNLIAAAEIARQLRLRDMGGIIVVDFIDMQNAENRKELYDFLREEMSDDKAKHKILPPSKFGLIQITRQRVRPEVNIKTREEDPNENGEIEAPILIIDKIAFDLEKIIKAHKKVVLNTHPFVAAYLEKGFPSIRSKWFFEHKKWVKIIPRDAYTYLEYHFFNEKGEQIK, encoded by the coding sequence ATGAACAAAGAATTAATTATTCGATCAAGTTCTGAAGCTGTAGATTTTGCCTTATTGAAAGATGGAAAACTAATTGAATTACACAAAGAGGAAGAAAAAGGAGGCGACTTTCAAGTAGGTGATATTTTTATTGCCAAAATAAGAAAGCCAGTTGCAGGATTAAATGCTGCATTTGTAAACGTAGGTTATGAGAAAGATGCTTTTTTGCATTATCATGATTTAGGACCTAATTTACCTTCTTTGATGAAGTTCATAAAACTTGTAAGCGCAGGTAAACTAAAAGATTATTCACTCAAAAACCACCCATTTGAAACTGAAATTAATAAAGATGGTGTTATCACTGATGTATTAAGTGCTAACCAATCTGTATTAGTTCAAGTTGTAAAAGAACCAATATCTACAAAAGGACCCAGAATTAGTTCTGAAATTTCCTTAGCGGGTAGATATGTAGTTCTAGTTCCGTTTTCTGAAAGAGTGTCTATTTCTCAAAAAATAGAATCTAAAGAAGAAAAAGAGCGTTTAAAACGACTTGTAAAATCTATTAAACCAAAAGGGTTTGGGGTTATTGTGAGAACAGTAGCCGAAGGCAAAAAAGTAGCTGAATTAGACAAAGATTTACAAACATTAGTAGACAAATGGTCTGTAATGTGCAAAAAATTACAAACAGCTCATCATCCATCAAAAGTATTAGGAGAGGTAAATAAAGCATCTTCAATATTAAGAGATGTTTTTAATGATACCTTTACGAGTATTCAAATTGATGATGAAGATTTGTATTTGCAAACCAAGGACTATTTGCAAGAAATAGCTCCGGATAAAGTGTCTATCGTAAAACACTACCAATCAAAAGATTTACCTCTTTTTGAAAAATACAATATTGAAAGACAAATTAAAACTTCTTTTGGTAAAACTGTTTCGATGAGTAAAGGTGCATATTTGATTATCGAACATACTGAAGCTCTACACGTTGTAGATGTTAACAGTGGTAATCGTTCAAACAAAGCACAGTCTCAAGAAGGAACAGCACTGGAAGTTAACTTAATTGCTGCTGCAGAAATTGCGCGTCAATTGCGTCTTAGAGATATGGGCGGTATTATTGTTGTTGATTTTATTGACATGCAAAATGCCGAAAATAGAAAAGAGTTATATGATTTCTTAAGAGAAGAAATGAGTGACGATAAGGCCAAGCATAAAATCTTGCCTCCTAGTAAATTTGGATTAATTCAAATTACTAGACAAAGAGTTAGACCTGAAGTAAATATTAAAACTAGAGAAGAAGACCCTAATGAAAATGGGGAAATTGAAGCTCCAATTTTAATTATTGACAAGATTGCGTTTGACCTAGAAAAAATTATTAAAGCCCATAAAAAAGTTGTGTTAAACACACATCCATTTGTGGCAGCTTACCTTGAGAAAGGTTTTCCATCGATACGTTCAAAATGGTTTTTTGAACATAAAAAATGGGTGAAAATTATACCTCGTGATGCTTACACGTATCTTGAATATCACTTTTTTAATGAAAAAGGTGAACAAATCAAGTAA
- a CDS encoding SIMPL domain-containing protein — MLKNLLDKMDSKSISAIIIGLAIVVTSYVLGGAFKNRNENLDSISVVGLGTKDFVSDEILWTGSFSTKSNEIKEAYNKIISDQKIVSDFFISKGFKPTEFAFGAVNFNKKYREIRKENPDNPYQNQYETIFDGYEATQRITFKAKKNPELMKKIEQVSSKTAELINSGIELTSNPVQYTYSDLPDLKHSLIEKGSKDARERAEKIVKSANGSLGKLKSANMGVFQITGQGSTEEDSYGGNFDIYSKNKSARITVRLEYELE; from the coding sequence ATGTTAAAAAATTTATTGGATAAAATGGATTCAAAATCAATTTCTGCTATTATCATTGGTTTAGCAATTGTTGTTACATCTTATGTTTTAGGAGGTGCTTTTAAAAATAGAAATGAAAACTTAGATTCCATTTCTGTTGTAGGACTTGGCACCAAAGACTTTGTTTCTGATGAAATATTATGGACGGGAAGTTTTTCAACAAAAAGTAATGAAATTAAAGAAGCATATAATAAGATTATTTCCGATCAAAAAATTGTATCTGACTTTTTCATTAGTAAAGGATTTAAACCTACTGAATTTGCATTTGGAGCCGTAAATTTTAATAAAAAGTATAGAGAGATTAGAAAAGAGAATCCAGATAATCCCTATCAAAATCAGTACGAAACTATTTTTGACGGTTATGAAGCTACCCAAAGAATTACTTTTAAGGCTAAGAAAAATCCTGAGTTAATGAAGAAGATAGAGCAAGTATCTAGTAAAACAGCAGAGCTGATTAACTCTGGAATTGAACTTACTTCAAATCCTGTGCAATATACCTATTCTGATTTACCAGATTTAAAGCACAGTTTGATTGAAAAAGGATCGAAAGATGCGAGAGAACGAGCAGAAAAAATTGTAAAATCGGCAAACGGAAGTTTAGGTAAATTAAAAAGTGCTAATATGGGTGTTTTTCAAATTACTGGGCAAGGCTCAACCGAAGAAGACAGTTATGGTGGAAACTTTGATATTTACAGCAAAAATAAATCGGCAAGGATAACAGTAAGATTAGAATATGAATTGGAGTAA